CCAGCCCGACGAACGAGATCGCCGACAGCACCATCGCGACCCGCACCGGTCTGTAGCGTTCGATCCAGCCGTCGCCGAGCATCCGCCCGACGACCTGCGCGCCGATCGCGACCGACAGTGTCGTCGTCGCGATCCACTCGGCGGTGTGGAACACGTCGCGGAGATAGATCACCGACCACGTCCGAATTCCGGCCTCCAGCCAGATGCTGCCGAGCGCGAACGCGATCAGCATGAACGTCGCCCACGTCGGCGTCGCAAAGCGCGGCGCCTCGACCTCGCCGCTGTGTGGGCGGGGCGCCAGCGGCACCATCGGCGCCACCAGCACCAGCGAGGCAACGAGCACGACCGGCACCGTCGAGAAGAGATGCACCGCCGGCGGCACGTGCAGCGCCACCATGGCAATGCCGATCAGCGATGCGGCAAAGAAACCGAGACTCCACATGCCGTGGCAGCGGTTGAGGATGCGCCGGCCGGTGGCGTACTCGATGCGGTCGGCCTCGACGTTCATGGAGATCGCCGTGGCGGTGAACCCCATCGCCACCAGGATCGAGCAGAAGAAGAAAACGACCGGCGTCGGCGCCAGCGTATCCAGCGCGATCGCTAGCGCAAACAGCGGCAGGCCGAAGGTCAGCGTCAGACGCGTGCCGAAACGCTCGATCAGGCGACCGGCAAAGGGGAAGGTCGAGAAGGCGCCGAGGTCGAAACCGAGCAGCGCGAGACCGAGCTGCGCCGGCGTCGCGTGCATGGCCTGCTGCATCTCGGCCAGGCGCGAGAAGAAGCCGCCGATGGCCAGCGCCTGGATGAAGAACACGGCCATGATCGTGGCGGCCGGCGAAAGCTTCCATCGCAACATCGGTCGAGTGCCCCCGCACGTACCGCCGCATTCTCGCTATGCTGGTGGCCACGCCGCGCCGCGTCAATAGACGCGGCAGCGGCATATGACAGTGCCGACAGCGCTACTCAACGCCGGGTGCGTCATGTATCAACACGGCGCGGAACCGGCGGGCAGATCGCCGGCCGTGGGGGAGATGATCCAAATGAAGCTCGCGTCGCGCCGTCTCGGACGGACCAAGGTTCAGGTCACCACGCTGGGGCTGGGCACCGCCTCGCTCGGCGGCAACATGCTGGCGGTCAGCGATCCGATGGCGCGCGAGATCGTCGATCTCGCGCTGGACAGCGGCATCCGCTACGTCGATACCGCCCCCTACTACGGCTACGGCAAGTCGGAGCGCTCCGTCGGCGATGGCATCCGCGATCGCAAGAACTGGGTGCTGTCCACCAAGGTCGGACGACTGCTCGCCCCGCGCTTCGGGCCGATCCCCGCCGGCGAGAACTGGAAGAGCCCGCTGCCTTTCGTTCCCGTCTACGACTACTCGTACGACGCGGTAATGCGCTCCTTCGGCGACAGCCTGCAGCGCCTCGGCCTCAACCACATCGACATCCTCTACATCCACGACATCGACGTGCCGCTGCAGAACGACGCCAGCCCCAGGGCGACGTACCGCAAGTGGGTGAAGAGCGCTTACAAGGCGCTCGACGAGCTGCGCCGCAACGGCGACATCAAGGCCATCGGCTTCGGCGTCAACGTCACCTGGCCGATCGCCGACGCCCTCGACCTCGGCCAGTGGGACGCCTTCCTGCTCGCCGGCCGCTACACGCTGCTCGAGCAGGCGCCGCTCGCCGCGCTTTTCCCGGCGGTGAAGAAGCACGGCGCCTCGATTGTGGTCGGCGGCCCGTTCAACTCAGGCATCCTTGCCGGCGGCGCCACCTTCAACTACGCCAAGGCGCCGAAGGAGATCGTCGCCCGGGTCAAGAAGATCGCCGCGGTCTGCGCGTCGCACAATGTCCCCCTCCCCGCGGCCGCCCTGCAGTTCCCGGTCGCCAACCCGATCGTGTCGAGCATCATTCCCGGCCCGCGTTCGCCCGATGAGCTGAAGCAGATCCTGGGCTGGTGGGAGACCGCCATCCCTGCGTCGTTGTGGAGCGACCTGAAGAACGAAGGCGTGTTGGATCAGGCGGCGCCGACGCCTAAGTAAGGACGCGCGAAAGCGCCAATCCGTCTGGAGGAAATCCCGAGGTTATGCTTTCAGAGCTCACGGCGCTCGCTACCGTCGTCGTCATCGATCTCGTGCTCGCCGGCGACAACGCCGTCGTCGTCGGTATGGCCGCCGCCGGGCTGCCGACCGAGCTGCGCCGCAAGGCGATCGTGCTCGGCATCGGCGCCGCCGCCATCCTGCGCATCTTCTTCGCCGTCTTCACCACCCAGCTTCTTGCGATCATCGGCCTGACGCTCGCCGGCGGCATCCTGCTGCTCTGGGTGGTGTGGAAGCTGGCGCGCGAAATCATCGCGCAGCGCAAGCAGCACGAGCTGATCGACGCCGGCGCCGAGCCGGTCGCCCCGCCGGCGAAGGACCTCCGCCACGCCCTCGTGCAGATCGTCGTCGCCGATGTCTCGATGTCGCTCGACAACGTGCTCGCCGTCGCCGGCGCCGCGCGCCAGCACATCTGGGTGCTGATCATCGGCCTCGCCCTGTCGGTCGCGCTGATGGGTGCCGCGGCCAGCCTCATCGCCCGCGTGCTGCACCGCTACTTCTGGATCTCGTACGTCGGCCTCGCCCTGATCGCGTTCGTGGCGGCGCGCATGATCTGGGAAGGCGTCTGGGAAGTCAGCCACGTCGTCGCTGGAATTTAGATCGCGCTAGCGCTGGTTGTGTTGCCGCGGGCCGGCCCTTGCGCGGCGCGATTCCTGGCGCCATGATCCTCGACCTTAGGTTGACCTCGGAGGGCGACGGTGGCCATCGACAGCGACCTCTTTTTTGCGCGGCGCCTGGGCCTTGGGCTGCGGCCCGATGAGACACTCCCCGCGCCGCCGCGCGAGTGGGCGATGGATCAGCTCCGCTCGATCCCGCCGCTCGATTTCTTCGACAAGAAGGGCCAGAGCATCGTCGGCACGCTGCCGCCCTACGCCAAGGTCATCGACAATTTCGAAGCAGCCGCCAAGACCTATGACGTCTTCTGGAACACCAAGAACAAGCTCGAACGCGGCAGCGGAAAGCTATCGAACGACGAATACAATCGGCGGGTGACGCAGGAAGTCTACCTTCCCTATCTCGC
The sequence above is drawn from the Bauldia sp. genome and encodes:
- a CDS encoding MFS transporter — translated: MLRWKLSPAATIMAVFFIQALAIGGFFSRLAEMQQAMHATPAQLGLALLGFDLGAFSTFPFAGRLIERFGTRLTLTFGLPLFALAIALDTLAPTPVVFFFCSILVAMGFTATAISMNVEADRIEYATGRRILNRCHGMWSLGFFAASLIGIAMVALHVPPAVHLFSTVPVVLVASLVLVAPMVPLAPRPHSGEVEAPRFATPTWATFMLIAFALGSIWLEAGIRTWSVIYLRDVFHTAEWIATTTLSVAIGAQVVGRMLGDGWIERYRPVRVAMVLSAISFVGLVLVVIGASVPLSLLGFALIGFGVATSFPQAMSAAARLGDRPASINVASISFMNAVVLFLTPPIMGLSASQWGIRASFALILPLPLLAVFLARNLADRPQPAAAVVV
- a CDS encoding aldo/keto reductase; protein product: MKLASRRLGRTKVQVTTLGLGTASLGGNMLAVSDPMAREIVDLALDSGIRYVDTAPYYGYGKSERSVGDGIRDRKNWVLSTKVGRLLAPRFGPIPAGENWKSPLPFVPVYDYSYDAVMRSFGDSLQRLGLNHIDILYIHDIDVPLQNDASPRATYRKWVKSAYKALDELRRNGDIKAIGFGVNVTWPIADALDLGQWDAFLLAGRYTLLEQAPLAALFPAVKKHGASIVVGGPFNSGILAGGATFNYAKAPKEIVARVKKIAAVCASHNVPLPAAALQFPVANPIVSSIIPGPRSPDELKQILGWWETAIPASLWSDLKNEGVLDQAAPTPK
- a CDS encoding YjbE family putative metal transport protein (Members of this highly hydrophobic protein family,regularly are found preceded by the yybP-ykoY manganese riboswitch (see RF00080). A metal cation transport function is proposed.), with protein sequence MLSELTALATVVVIDLVLAGDNAVVVGMAAAGLPTELRRKAIVLGIGAAAILRIFFAVFTTQLLAIIGLTLAGGILLLWVVWKLAREIIAQRKQHELIDAGAEPVAPPAKDLRHALVQIVVADVSMSLDNVLAVAGAARQHIWVLIIGLALSVALMGAAASLIARVLHRYFWISYVGLALIAFVAARMIWEGVWEVSHVVAGI